The segment CCCTTTCAGCCTCCCGCTGGAGCACGCTTTGAATATCGACTTTGTGAATGAGGCGCAGGGGCCGGGCGTGCGGGTCGCTGTAGAACTCACGGTGGAGTCGGCTCGCACCCTGGTTGAGACGATCCAGGCGGTGCTTAGGCGGGCCGAGGCGGGCGGATACTTGGAGGAGGGCCAGACTC is part of the bacterium genome and harbors:
- a CDS encoding DUF6295 family protein, which codes for MCTMIVRQVDVEGRGKGGSGWFIVRQANVSYDHPFSLPLEHALNIDFVNEAQGPGVRVAVELTVESARTLVETIQAVLRRAEAGGYLEEGQTHA